Proteins found in one Lycium ferocissimum isolate CSIRO_LF1 chromosome 6, AGI_CSIRO_Lferr_CH_V1, whole genome shotgun sequence genomic segment:
- the LOC132059972 gene encoding auxin efflux carrier component 3-like → MISWHDLYVVLTAVVPLYVAMILAYGSVRWWKIFTPDQCSGINRFVAIFAVPLLSFHFISMNNPYEMNFRFIAADTLQKVIMLVVLCLWANLTKNGSLEWSITIFSLSTLPNTLVMGIPLLIAMYGEYSGSLMVQVVVLQCIIWYTLLLFLFEYRGAKMLIMEQFPETAGEIVSFKVESDVVSLDGQDFLETDAELGQDGKLHVTVRKSNVSRGSFAMTPRPSNLTGAEIYSLSSSRNPTPRGSNFNHTDFYAMMGFPGRLSNFGPADTTPRQSNFEENCAQGALTSSPRFGFYPAQSNLVPASYPAPNLEIASTVSKNPKNHQQQVQVHSQQQQQQQQNAKASHDAKELHMFVWSSSASPVSEAAGLHVLGGTDFCANEQSCRSDGAKEIRMLVSDHPQIGDSKAISQVGDFDGEEFSFGGANGGVGKDKDEKKEEKEGLTGLHTRATGVQDSGTGKVMPPASVMTRLILIMVWRKLIRNPNTYSSLIGLIWSLISYRWHVHMPKIMEKSISILSDAGLGMAMFSLGLFMALQPKIIACGNTVAAFAMAVRFLTGPAVMAAASIIVGLRGTLLHIAIVQAALPQGIVPFVFAKEYNVHPAILSTAVIFGMLIALPITLVYYIVLGL, encoded by the exons ATGATAAGTTGGCATGATCTTTATGTTGTCTTAACAGCCGTTGTCCCTCTATATGTTGCCATGATTTTGGCCTATGGTTCTGTCCGATGGTGGAAAATATTCACACCGGATCAATGCTCCGGTATAAACAGATTCGTCGCGATTTTCGCAGTCCCCTTATTATCATTCCACTTCATTTCTATGAACAATCCATATGAAATGAACTTCCGTTTCATTGCTGCTGATACACTACAAAAAGTTATTATGTTAGTGGTGTTATGTTTATGGGCTAACTTGACCAAAAATGGTAGCCTTGAATGGAGCATAACAATTTTTTCGCTTTCAACACTTCCAAATACACTTGTTATGGGAATTCCTTTGTTGATTGCCATGTATGGTGAGTACTCAGGTAGCTTAATGGTACAAGTTGTGGTGTTGCAATGTATAATATGGTACACCCTTTTGCTTTTCTTATTCGAATATCGCGGTGCTAAGATGTTGATCATGGAACAATTCCCCGAAACAGCAGGGGAAATTGTGTCGTTTAAGGTTGAATCCGATGTTGTTTCCTTAGACGGTCAAGATTTTCTTGAAACTGACGCGGAGCTTGGccaagatggcaagctccacgTCACTGTAAGAAAATCGAATGTGTCTAGAGGGTCATTTGCTATGACCCCTAGACCGTCAAATCTTACTGGGGCTGAAATTTACAGTTTGAGTTCATCAAGAAATCCAACCCCACGAGGGTCAAATTTCAACCACACGGATTTCTATGCAATGATGGGTTTTCCTGGAAGGTTATCGAACTTTGGTCCTGCAGATACAACTCCTAGACAATCTAATTTCGAGGAAAACTGTGCTCAAGGAGCTCTAACGAGCTCCCCAAGATTCGGGTTTTACCCTGCACAATCTAATTTGGTGCCGGCTTCTTATCCGGCCCCCAATCTAGAAATTGCTTCTACAGTTTCCAAGAACCCGAAAAATCATCAGCAACAAGTACAAGTACATTcacagcagcaacaacaacaacagcagaATGCTAAAGCTAGTCACGATGCTAAGGAACTCCACATGTTTGTGTGGAGTTCAAGTGCCTCACCCGTGTCAGAGGCCGCGGGCCTCCACGTGTTGGGTGGGACGGATTTCTGTGCTAATGAACAGTCTTGTCGGTCTGACGGTGCCAAGGAAATCAGAATGTTGGTTTCTGATCATCCTCAAATTGGGGATAGCAAAG CAATTTCCCAAGTTGGTGACTTTGATGGTGAAGAATTCAGCTTTGGAGGTGCTAATGGTGGTGTTGGAAAAGATaaagatgaaaagaaagaagaaaaagaaggtctTACCGGCCTACACACAAGGGCTACCGGAGTTCAAGATTCCGGTACTGGAAAAGTTATGCCTCCGGCAAGTGTTATGACACGTTTAATATTAATCATGGTTTGGCGTAAACTAATCCGAAATCCGAACACGTATTCGAGCCTCATTGGTCTGATTTGGTCCCTAATCTCGTATCG GTGGCATGTGCATATGCCCAAAATTATGGAGAAGTCAATCTCAATTCTCTCTGACGCTGGCCTTGGAATGGCTATGTTTAGCTTAG GTCTGTTTATGGCACTTCAACCTAAGATAATCGCATGCGGGAACACGGTGGCTGCTTTTGCAATGGCAGTTAGATTTCTAACTGGCCCTGCTGTTATGGCTGCTGCTTCTATTATCGTTGGCCTTCGTGGTACCCTCCTCCATATCGCCATTGTACAG GCTGCATTGCCACAAGGGATTGTTCCGTTTGTGTTTGCTAAGGAGTACAATGTTCATCCAGCTATTCTTAGCACTGC GGTTATTTTTGGAATGTTGATAGCATTACCAATCACATTAGTCTACTATATTGTTCTTGGATTATAA